The proteins below are encoded in one region of Pseudomonas putida NBRC 14164:
- a CDS encoding acyl-CoA dehydrogenase, translating into MLLLWLVVLVIGAAYLTHRRLAPLQILGIMAAYVLLMGIFSSAPGWLLAVIWIVLALKIALVALPEWRLKVFTGPVFNWFQRTLPPMSQTEREAIDAGTVWWDGELFSGRPDWRTLLAYPAPKLTEEEQAFIDGPTEDLCAMVSDWQIGQDLDLPPEAWDHIKQHGFFALIIPKEYGGKGFSAYAHSQVAMKLATRSGDLASTVMVPNSLGPAELLLHYGTDEQRNHYLPRLARGDEIPCFALTGPLAGSDAGAMPDTGIICKGQWNGEEVLGLRLNWEKRYITLGPVATLLGLAFKAYDPDHLLGEEEELGISLALIPTDTPGVEIGKRHLPLGAAFMNGPNSGKDVFVPLDFLIGGQAMLGKGWMMLMNCLSVGRSISLPAVGTGAAKYTSLVTGQYANIREQFNVPLAAFEGIQESLARIGGNAWLMDSARLLTAKAVDLGEKPSVLSAILKYHLTERGRECIQHAMDVHGGKGIIMGPNNYLGRNWQGAPIFITVEGANILSRNLMIFGQGAIRCHPFVLREMALAGREDRDQALKEFDDLLMKHIMFAAGNAASTLVFNLGLGVFEKVPGDTLSQGYFRALNRQAAAFALLADLSMMLLGGALKRRERLSARLGDVLSYLYLASAALKRYHDLGSPEHMQPLLRWAMEESLGQAEKALDRLLDNFPNRLVGCALRVLVFPLGRRHTGPSDELDAEVAALIGRSKGDPTLEELLAGCFRPQAAGDPVAALQRACDLLDEVVPVRKMLHQAVKEGKVQTVPGQSVIDAAVERGIVQPGEAQRLREAEQACRAVIDVDAFDKEQLLPGEGKVR; encoded by the coding sequence ATGTTGCTGTTGTGGTTGGTAGTGCTGGTGATCGGCGCGGCGTACCTCACGCACCGGCGCCTGGCGCCCTTGCAGATTCTCGGCATCATGGCGGCCTATGTGCTGCTCATGGGCATTTTCAGCAGTGCGCCCGGCTGGCTTCTGGCTGTGATCTGGATCGTACTGGCCTTGAAGATCGCCCTGGTTGCGCTGCCGGAGTGGCGCCTCAAAGTGTTCACCGGCCCGGTATTCAACTGGTTCCAGCGCACCCTGCCGCCAATGTCGCAAACCGAGCGCGAGGCCATCGACGCCGGCACGGTATGGTGGGACGGAGAACTGTTCAGCGGGCGCCCCGACTGGCGCACCTTGCTGGCCTACCCGGCACCGAAGCTGACCGAAGAAGAACAGGCCTTCATCGACGGCCCCACTGAGGACCTGTGTGCCATGGTCAGCGACTGGCAGATCGGCCAGGACCTGGACCTGCCGCCCGAAGCCTGGGACCACATCAAGCAGCATGGTTTCTTCGCGCTGATCATCCCCAAGGAATATGGCGGAAAAGGCTTCTCTGCCTACGCGCACTCGCAGGTGGCGATGAAACTGGCCACCCGCAGTGGCGACCTGGCTTCCACGGTGATGGTGCCCAACTCTTTGGGCCCGGCCGAACTGCTGCTGCACTACGGCACCGACGAACAACGCAACCACTACCTGCCACGCCTGGCTCGCGGCGACGAAATCCCCTGCTTCGCCCTGACCGGCCCGCTCGCTGGCTCTGATGCCGGCGCCATGCCCGACACCGGCATTATCTGCAAAGGCCAGTGGAATGGCGAAGAAGTGCTGGGCCTGCGCCTGAACTGGGAAAAGCGCTACATCACCCTGGGCCCGGTCGCTACCCTGCTGGGCCTGGCCTTCAAGGCCTACGACCCTGACCACCTGCTGGGCGAAGAGGAAGAACTGGGCATCAGCCTTGCGCTGATACCCACCGACACCCCCGGTGTCGAAATCGGTAAGCGCCACCTGCCGCTGGGCGCCGCGTTCATGAACGGCCCCAACAGCGGCAAGGACGTGTTCGTGCCGCTGGACTTCCTCATCGGCGGGCAGGCCATGCTTGGCAAGGGCTGGATGATGCTGATGAACTGCCTGTCGGTGGGCCGTTCGATTTCCCTGCCTGCGGTCGGCACCGGCGCGGCCAAGTACACCAGCCTGGTGACCGGCCAGTACGCAAATATCCGCGAGCAGTTCAACGTGCCGCTGGCGGCCTTCGAGGGCATCCAGGAATCGCTGGCACGCATCGGCGGCAACGCCTGGCTGATGGACAGCGCCCGCCTGCTGACCGCCAAGGCCGTGGACCTTGGCGAAAAGCCTTCGGTGCTGTCGGCAATTCTCAAGTACCACCTGACCGAGCGGGGGCGCGAATGCATCCAGCACGCCATGGATGTGCACGGCGGCAAGGGCATCATCATGGGCCCCAACAATTATTTGGGTCGCAACTGGCAAGGTGCGCCGATCTTCATCACGGTCGAAGGCGCCAACATCCTTTCGCGCAACCTGATGATCTTCGGCCAGGGCGCTATTCGCTGCCATCCGTTCGTGCTCAGGGAAATGGCCTTGGCCGGCCGCGAGGACCGTGACCAGGCACTGAAGGAATTCGACGACCTGCTGATGAAACATATCATGTTCGCCGCCGGCAACGCGGCCAGTACCCTGGTGTTTAACCTGGGGTTGGGGGTTTTCGAGAAAGTACCGGGGGATACCCTGAGCCAGGGCTATTTCCGCGCCCTCAACCGCCAGGCGGCGGCCTTTGCCCTGCTGGCGGACCTGTCTATGATGCTCCTGGGCGGCGCGCTCAAGCGCCGCGAACGCCTGAGTGCGCGCCTGGGCGATGTGCTCAGCTACCTGTACCTGGCCAGCGCTGCGCTCAAGCGCTACCACGACCTGGGCTCGCCCGAGCACATGCAGCCCTTGCTGCGCTGGGCCATGGAAGAAAGCCTGGGCCAGGCGGAAAAGGCGCTGGACCGGTTGCTCGACAACTTTCCAAACAGGCTTGTCGGCTGCGCGCTACGCGTGCTGGTGTTCCCGCTTGGCCGTCGTCATACAGGGCCGAGCGATGAACTGGATGCCGAAGTGGCGGCACTGATCGGGCGTAGCAAAGGCGACCCGACACTGGAAGAGCTGCTGGCCGGCTGCTTCCGACCGCAAGCTGCGGGCGACCCTGTGGCAGCACTGCAGCGGGCCTGCGATTTGCTTGATGAAGTGGTGCCGGTGCGCAAGATGTTGCATCAGGCAGTCAAGGAGGGAAAGGTGCAAACGGTCCCCGGACAATCGGTAATCGATGCGGCAGTCGAAAGGGGCATAGTACAACCGGGCGAGGCGCAACGGCTGCGTGAAGCAGAGCAAGCCTGCCGCGCAGTGATTGATGTGGACGCGTTCGACAAAGAGCAACTGCTACCAGGAGAGGGCAAGGTGCGCTGA
- a CDS encoding PA2817 family protein, producing the protein MVNPHLDYHLQLLQHLRTILVALGEAEQVPEESHALFLERFDELLTLLPRDPLQSQYLGQDLICQVIQRYPQIAHLVPRDLLWFFAGDCLHFMPDQELDLYQQLEERRYEAEQNGEAFDWNQQKQLLGQASGNTQH; encoded by the coding sequence ATGGTCAATCCCCACCTGGATTACCACTTGCAACTGCTGCAGCACCTGCGCACCATCCTGGTAGCCCTGGGTGAAGCCGAGCAGGTGCCGGAGGAAAGCCACGCTCTGTTTCTCGAACGCTTCGACGAGTTGCTGACCCTGCTGCCACGAGACCCCCTGCAAAGCCAGTACCTGGGCCAGGACCTGATCTGCCAGGTGATCCAGCGCTACCCGCAAATTGCCCACTTGGTACCGCGCGACCTGCTGTGGTTCTTCGCCGGCGACTGCCTGCATTTCATGCCTGACCAAGAGCTGGATCTGTACCAACAGCTGGAAGAGCGCCGCTACGAGGCAGAACAGAATGGCGAAGCCTTTGACTGGAACCAGCAGAAGCAATTGCTGGGCCAAGCTAGCGGTAACACGCAACACTGA
- a CDS encoding fimbrial protein gives MKRTLIALAMGLASTAAFANTGNINFHGTITPGGTCPIEVVMPGTGGSILPQIGLGSYSPDYFGPTAGKQTPPRTFALRIDPDQCTINPGTDAYVTFSAVYGPEGTNLYALKPYGAAGVALAIRPH, from the coding sequence ATGAAACGCACACTTATCGCCCTCGCCATGGGCTTGGCGAGCACTGCAGCATTTGCAAACACCGGCAATATCAACTTCCACGGCACCATTACCCCAGGCGGTACCTGCCCTATCGAAGTGGTCATGCCGGGCACTGGCGGCAGCATCCTGCCTCAGATTGGCCTCGGTAGCTATTCCCCAGATTACTTCGGCCCCACTGCAGGCAAGCAGACGCCCCCTCGTACGTTCGCCCTGCGCATTGACCCAGACCAGTGCACCATCAACCCCGGCACAGATGCCTATGTCACCTTCTCTGCGGTTTACGGCCCTGAAGGCACCAACCTCTACGCACTGAAGCCATACGGCGCTGCCGGGGTGGCACTGGCCATTCGCCCTCATTGA
- a CDS encoding RHS repeat domain-containing protein translates to MFFGNRIGTPPSPDEPLAQLISSEFTYASLPALPQNNPDLNMPEWLLLEKEDIFEGEGEARQLLNSKIRRYLNKVDTPFQHGRVDQQITQINDATTTSDWKYEKVKDGNDQLTWSRSTETFTDHTHTLEKKTATTYSMHNGQVVLEHDANNVFTHYEHDVLGRVIAETASPGTPYATTRATAYKLLDESGRKRTCEETTDSKGVVTRTVFDGSRRPIREEREAKDAVTGVVVKRTVAEFNYDSAGRLVSEIGYDYLPDKDGKPEPRVLKLESKYKYDGWGQQCEEERPDGIKERIDATPLEPGGQLITRWTESPNAPGHRLQQTVSKLNRFSKPVYECRLLEEEVKAPDESTHRVTREAGRTDFTYDGVGRCVSRTESILDPRGGNQIIKRTSKFTYDALGRMTSNQRPDGTTLLRKFAPHSMGESQVNPDLLRRHRPAGDHRNPRHHQPRRATTVCHPVHPAQRQLGQGDPPHLERQRPGAPAGKCMAGQRHAAFANPLARRAKTA, encoded by the coding sequence ATGTTTTTCGGGAATCGCATAGGAACTCCGCCCAGCCCGGACGAACCGCTGGCCCAACTCATAAGCAGCGAATTCACCTATGCCAGCCTGCCGGCACTGCCACAGAACAACCCCGACCTGAATATGCCAGAATGGCTGTTGCTGGAGAAGGAAGACATTTTTGAAGGCGAGGGGGAAGCGCGCCAGTTGCTAAACAGCAAAATCCGCCGCTATCTGAATAAAGTCGACACTCCGTTCCAACATGGTCGGGTCGACCAACAAATCACACAGATCAACGATGCAACCACTACCAGCGACTGGAAGTACGAAAAAGTCAAGGACGGCAATGATCAGCTCACTTGGAGCCGCAGCACCGAAACCTTCACTGACCATACCCATACGTTAGAGAAAAAAACAGCCACCACCTACTCCATGCATAACGGCCAAGTGGTACTGGAGCACGATGCCAATAATGTGTTCACACACTATGAGCATGACGTATTGGGCCGCGTCATCGCAGAAACCGCGAGCCCTGGCACCCCCTATGCCACCACACGCGCCACCGCCTACAAGCTGCTCGACGAAAGTGGGCGCAAACGCACCTGCGAGGAAACCACCGACAGCAAGGGTGTAGTCACCCGCACCGTATTCGATGGCAGCCGCCGCCCGATCCGGGAAGAGCGTGAAGCCAAGGACGCCGTGACAGGGGTAGTCGTGAAGCGCACGGTAGCCGAGTTCAACTATGACTCGGCGGGCCGCCTGGTGAGCGAAATCGGCTATGACTACCTGCCGGACAAAGACGGCAAGCCAGAGCCGCGCGTGCTCAAGCTGGAGTCAAAGTACAAGTACGACGGCTGGGGCCAACAGTGCGAGGAAGAACGTCCCGACGGCATCAAGGAACGTATCGACGCTACGCCGCTCGAGCCTGGTGGCCAGCTGATCACCCGCTGGACCGAAAGCCCGAACGCGCCCGGGCACAGGCTGCAGCAAACCGTCAGTAAGCTCAATCGCTTCAGCAAACCGGTTTACGAGTGCCGTCTGCTGGAGGAAGAAGTCAAGGCCCCTGACGAAAGCACGCACCGTGTTACACGCGAGGCCGGCCGCACTGACTTCACCTACGATGGGGTCGGCCGCTGCGTGAGCCGGACCGAATCTATCCTGGACCCGAGAGGCGGCAACCAGATCATCAAACGCACCAGCAAGTTCACCTATGACGCCTTGGGCCGCATGACCAGCAATCAGCGGCCAGATGGCACGACCCTGCTACGTAAGTTCGCCCCCCACAGCATGGGCGAATCTCAAGTCAACCCTGACCTACTCCGAAGACACCGGCCTGCTGGAGACCACCGAAACCCGCGACACCACCAACCCCGACGCGCAACAACAGTCTGTCACCCTGTGCACCCAGCACAACGACAGCTTGGGCAGGGAGACCCGCCGCACCTTGAGCGTCAACGGCCAGGTGCGCCAGCTGGTAAATGTATGGCTGGACAACGACATGCTGCATTCGCGAACCCTTTGGCAAGGCGAGCAAAAACTGCGTGA
- a CDS encoding fimbrial biogenesis chaperone encodes MPRPNSIIPRLALAIGTSLALLIQVSAHAALTISSTRVIQPSDRQSTSIVVANPSQRPYAAQAWINTEADDNTTAVPLIASPALFRIDPAGEQTVQLNRLPNNLPKDRESVFYFNLQEIPQADDKPTNTLTIALRTRIKVFYRPTQLKGRPQDHLQDLAWSVQTLEGKPHLVVDNPSPYYFTFNQLTLRSAKGSEKIDGRKMAIPMGRQTYPLKTSTAQDGLKVDFTTINDYGGLTPELSRPVERP; translated from the coding sequence ATGCCCCGCCCCAACTCCATTATCCCCAGGCTTGCTCTGGCGATAGGCACCAGCCTTGCCCTGCTCATCCAAGTCAGTGCCCACGCCGCCCTCACCATCAGCTCAACCCGAGTCATCCAGCCCAGCGACCGACAAAGCACCAGCATCGTGGTCGCCAACCCCAGCCAACGCCCTTACGCAGCCCAGGCCTGGATCAATACAGAGGCAGACGACAACACTACTGCAGTGCCGTTGATCGCCTCACCTGCGCTGTTTCGCATCGATCCCGCCGGCGAACAGACGGTACAGCTGAACCGCCTGCCCAACAACCTGCCCAAGGACCGTGAATCGGTGTTCTACTTCAACCTGCAGGAAATCCCGCAGGCAGACGACAAACCGACTAATACCCTGACCATCGCCTTGCGCACCCGCATCAAGGTCTTCTACCGCCCAACCCAGCTCAAAGGCCGCCCACAGGACCACCTGCAGGACCTGGCCTGGTCGGTGCAAACACTCGAAGGCAAGCCGCACCTTGTGGTGGACAACCCCTCCCCTTACTACTTCACCTTCAATCAGCTAACCCTGCGCAGCGCCAAAGGCAGCGAGAAAATAGACGGCAGGAAAATGGCCATCCCCATGGGCAGGCAAACCTACCCCCTCAAAACCTCGACTGCGCAGGACGGTCTGAAGGTCGACTTCACAACCATCAATGACTACGGTGGCCTAACGCCCGAGCTGTCCCGACCGGTGGAGCGCCCGTGA
- a CDS encoding fimbria/pilus outer membrane usher protein, with translation MLQLERRRLLPLRPRLAPLPPLLGGCLALALAHPALAGQTDIAFQPGFMRQAPGQSAEAGTLALQNLAAQALLPSGRYRVQVSLNLSPLPEQDIDFIEGPNGKRLQPCLTAELLRTLDLREQALETPLPDDDSCVDLAQLVPHASADFDPAQLHLSLSIPQIALRQDRSGSVPEARWSNGINAAFISYQASAQHSSQRDGRSRSSQDLYLNSGLNLGPWRLRSKQALREEADGARRWTRSDTFAQRDLPGLQANLTLGETFTNSDMFRSVRFTGAQVASDTGMLPDAMQHYAPIIRGVAQSRAKVEILHNGYPIYSSYVAPGPYAIDDLSVGSGHGELEVVITEADGQIRRFTQPYSSMGSLLREGVWRYSATVGRYDGAEQLDDPMFWQATLARGGVWDTTLYGGVLSSEYYNASVLGMGRDIGQIGALSFDVTRSSSALGTTLGDAQGHSFALRYGKSFQSRTSVRFAGYRYSTEGYRDFDEAVRQRSNASSYLGNRRSRLEASVYQSVGDRSALNLTLSQDTYWQTSHQRRQYQLQYTTRLGKVAVNLFASQALDSKNDDSRMFGLSLSMPLDFGRQQQASFDVRNNNGQISERASLSGGLLDNRLSYSTSLANDDQGRNSGGLSINYQGSQASVGMGYNEGNDYRSMSVNASGAVMLHGDGLAFGSHLGETMALVHVPDVAGVGVQNTSSARTNAQGYALVPYLRPYRLNSLVLQTDDLSPEVVIGNASQQVVPRRGAVVKASYEAEHVGRLVLTLRQANGQPVPFGAQVLDADGQSLGVVGQAGQALVSTRTTGPQTIRVLWGEASDKACTLHIDPQALAQEGGYRLQTLHCQLPVASSQPLLPGDNTQETL, from the coding sequence ATGCTCCAGCTCGAACGGCGCAGGCTATTGCCGTTGCGCCCGCGCCTCGCCCCGCTGCCGCCACTGCTTGGCGGCTGCCTGGCGTTGGCCCTTGCCCACCCTGCCTTGGCCGGCCAGACCGACATCGCCTTCCAGCCCGGTTTCATGCGCCAGGCCCCCGGCCAGTCCGCCGAGGCCGGTACCCTGGCGCTGCAAAACCTTGCCGCGCAGGCACTCTTGCCGTCGGGACGCTACCGGGTGCAGGTCTCGCTCAACCTCAGCCCCCTGCCCGAACAGGACATCGATTTCATCGAGGGCCCAAATGGAAAAAGGTTGCAGCCCTGCCTGACGGCCGAACTGCTACGCACCCTCGACCTGCGCGAGCAGGCCCTGGAAACACCCCTGCCAGACGACGACAGCTGTGTGGACCTGGCGCAGCTGGTACCACACGCCAGTGCCGATTTCGACCCCGCACAGTTGCACCTGTCGCTGTCGATCCCGCAAATCGCCCTGCGCCAGGACCGTTCGGGCAGCGTGCCCGAGGCCCGCTGGAGCAACGGCATCAACGCCGCCTTCATCAGTTACCAGGCTTCGGCCCAGCACAGCAGCCAGCGCGATGGCCGCAGCCGCAGCAGCCAGGACCTGTACTTGAACAGCGGCCTTAACCTGGGGCCCTGGCGCCTGCGTAGCAAGCAGGCACTACGCGAGGAGGCCGACGGGGCACGCCGCTGGACCCGTAGCGACACGTTCGCGCAGCGCGACCTGCCCGGCCTGCAGGCCAACCTCACCCTGGGCGAAACCTTCACCAACAGCGACATGTTCCGCAGCGTGCGCTTCACAGGCGCGCAGGTGGCGTCCGACACAGGCATGCTGCCCGATGCAATGCAGCATTACGCGCCAATAATCCGCGGGGTAGCCCAAAGCCGTGCCAAGGTAGAAATCCTGCACAATGGCTACCCTATCTATTCCAGCTACGTTGCGCCCGGCCCTTACGCCATCGATGACCTCAGCGTGGGCTCTGGCCATGGCGAGCTGGAAGTGGTCATCACCGAAGCCGATGGCCAGATCCGCCGCTTCACTCAACCCTACTCGAGCATGGGCAGCCTGCTGCGCGAAGGCGTGTGGCGCTACAGCGCGACCGTGGGCCGCTACGACGGCGCCGAACAACTCGACGACCCGATGTTCTGGCAGGCCACCCTGGCCCGCGGCGGTGTCTGGGACACTACGCTGTATGGCGGCGTGCTTTCCAGCGAGTACTACAACGCCAGCGTACTGGGCATGGGCCGCGACATCGGCCAGATAGGCGCATTGTCGTTCGATGTCACCCGTTCCTCCAGCGCCCTGGGCACCACGCTGGGCGACGCCCAGGGCCACAGCTTTGCCTTGCGCTACGGCAAAAGCTTCCAAAGCCGCACCAGCGTGCGCTTCGCCGGTTATCGCTACTCGACCGAGGGCTACCGCGACTTCGACGAAGCGGTGCGGCAACGTAGTAATGCCAGCAGCTACCTTGGCAACCGCCGCAGCCGCCTGGAAGCATCGGTGTACCAGAGCGTCGGTGACCGCAGCGCACTCAACCTGACCTTATCTCAGGACACCTACTGGCAAACCAGCCACCAGCGCCGCCAGTACCAGTTGCAATACACCACCCGCCTGGGCAAGGTCGCGGTCAACCTGTTTGCCTCGCAGGCCCTGGACTCGAAAAACGACGACAGCCGCATGTTCGGCCTGAGCTTGAGCATGCCACTGGACTTCGGCCGCCAGCAACAGGCCAGCTTCGACGTGCGCAACAACAATGGCCAGATCAGCGAACGCGCCAGCCTCAGCGGCGGCTTGCTGGACAACCGGCTCAGCTACAGCACCTCGCTGGCCAACGACGACCAAGGGCGCAACAGCGGTGGGCTGTCTATCAACTACCAAGGCAGCCAGGCCAGTGTCGGCATGGGCTACAACGAAGGCAACGACTACCGCAGCATGTCGGTGAACGCCAGCGGTGCCGTGATGCTGCATGGCGACGGCCTGGCGTTTGGCAGCCATCTGGGCGAAACCATGGCCCTGGTCCACGTGCCCGATGTGGCCGGCGTCGGCGTACAGAACACCTCCTCGGCGCGTACCAATGCCCAAGGTTATGCACTGGTGCCGTACCTGCGCCCCTATCGCCTGAATTCACTGGTACTGCAAACCGACGACCTGTCGCCGGAAGTGGTGATTGGCAATGCCAGCCAGCAAGTGGTGCCGCGACGCGGCGCGGTGGTCAAGGCCAGCTACGAAGCCGAGCATGTGGGCCGCCTGGTGCTGACCCTGCGCCAGGCCAATGGCCAACCCGTGCCATTTGGCGCCCAGGTGCTCGATGCCGATGGCCAGAGCCTGGGTGTGGTCGGCCAGGCCGGCCAGGCACTGGTGTCTACCCGCACCACAGGCCCGCAAACCATACGCGTGCTGTGGGGCGAGGCCAGCGATAAAGCCTGCACACTGCACATCGACCCGCAAGCACTCGCACAAGAGGGTGGCTACCGCCTGCAAACCCTGCACTGCCAACTGCCCGTAGCCAGCAGCCAGCCCCTTCTGCCCGGCGACAATACCCAGGAAACACTCTGA
- a CDS encoding fimbrial protein: MTAFTFNIDRSLRLTACCLGLGLLSGNAYADCTFQTGSSYMTYERDMGTFWVPRDAAVGTVIGTSSMTRPNNEGASVSCGWNPASPPTARLPNTAPIFSGALPPLNGKDINGHVMETNIRGVGVYMELGSPFDGVANNSFAPDAGTSPVIPYSGTMQDQPFPVGVSVITGTAWFIKTGPIDPGPQRVNGEMFHGFLHNLGKVIEYRVSATVNQAQCSLKSNSVSPGLVNLGNYTPADFTGANPATPPVPFQITLSECEDASAPNPAPANVYIELDGANGSVPTVPAEGRFSLGGASDAAGVEIQLLRSDGSPMPLQSEEMVKPISIGTTHLDFQARYYQSAPVITPGLAEGGLTFTVSYK, from the coding sequence ATGACAGCGTTCACCTTCAATATCGACCGCAGCTTGCGGCTGACCGCCTGCTGCCTGGGCCTGGGCCTGCTCTCTGGCAACGCTTACGCCGACTGTACGTTTCAGACAGGCAGCAGCTACATGACCTACGAGCGTGACATGGGGACATTCTGGGTACCCCGCGATGCCGCAGTCGGTACGGTGATCGGTACCAGCTCCATGACCAGGCCCAACAACGAAGGCGCCAGCGTCTCGTGCGGGTGGAACCCTGCCAGCCCGCCCACGGCAAGGCTGCCCAACACCGCGCCAATCTTCTCTGGCGCCTTGCCGCCCCTGAATGGCAAGGACATCAATGGCCACGTCATGGAAACCAACATTCGCGGGGTTGGCGTATACATGGAGCTTGGTTCACCATTCGACGGCGTGGCCAACAACTCATTCGCCCCAGATGCTGGCACCTCCCCTGTCATCCCCTACTCGGGGACCATGCAAGACCAGCCTTTCCCCGTCGGGGTGTCGGTTATCACCGGTACTGCCTGGTTCATCAAGACCGGGCCAATCGATCCCGGCCCCCAACGCGTCAACGGCGAGATGTTTCATGGGTTCCTGCATAACCTGGGCAAGGTGATTGAGTACCGCGTGAGCGCAACGGTGAACCAGGCGCAGTGTTCACTGAAATCCAACTCGGTAAGCCCCGGCCTGGTGAATCTGGGCAATTACACCCCTGCCGATTTCACAGGGGCAAACCCCGCGACCCCGCCCGTTCCCTTCCAGATAACACTCAGCGAGTGCGAAGACGCCAGCGCCCCCAACCCCGCGCCCGCGAACGTGTACATCGAACTGGATGGCGCCAATGGCTCGGTGCCGACCGTGCCAGCCGAGGGACGCTTTAGCCTGGGTGGCGCTTCCGATGCCGCCGGGGTTGAAATCCAGCTGCTGCGTAGCGATGGCTCGCCCATGCCACTGCAATCGGAGGAAATGGTCAAGCCAATAAGTATCGGCACCACCCATCTGGACTTCCAGGCGCGCTACTACCAGAGCGCACCAGTGATAACCCCGGGCTTGGCCGAGGGCGGGCTGACCTTTACCGTAAGCTACAAATAA
- a CDS encoding GAF domain-containing protein yields the protein MIDLNASGAGLDGYNLLAAQVQALFADERDFIANAAQFSAFLYNQVDDLNWAGFYLNRNEELVLGPFQGQVACVRIPFSRGVCGAAATTRQTQRVEDVHAFPGHIACDSASNSELVIPLVKEGRLVGVLDLDSPKVGRFSEADQVGLERLAAIFLELTDC from the coding sequence ATGATCGACCTCAATGCCAGTGGCGCCGGCCTCGACGGCTACAACCTGCTGGCGGCGCAAGTGCAGGCGCTGTTTGCCGACGAGCGTGATTTCATCGCCAACGCCGCGCAGTTTTCGGCGTTTCTGTACAACCAGGTGGACGACCTGAACTGGGCCGGGTTCTACCTTAACCGCAACGAAGAGCTGGTGCTGGGCCCGTTCCAGGGCCAGGTGGCGTGCGTGCGCATTCCGTTCAGCAGGGGTGTGTGCGGGGCAGCGGCGACAACGCGGCAGACTCAGCGGGTAGAGGACGTGCATGCGTTCCCGGGGCACATTGCCTGCGACAGTGCGTCCAACAGCGAGCTGGTGATCCCGTTGGTAAAGGAGGGCAGGCTGGTTGGTGTGCTGGACCTGGATAGCCCCAAGGTTGGACGGTTCAGCGAGGCGGACCAGGTGGGGCTGGAGCGGTTGGCGGCGATCTTCCTTGAGCTGACCGACTGCTAA
- a CDS encoding ATP-binding protein: MDARLIAFLDRAESVLARLEPLLPAQRPTIDWGTTLAARWQRDGRSGYLLPLEVSLDIRLSDLIGVDKQRDQLGRNTHQFINGLPANHALLWGSRGTGKSSLVRALLAEHAGAGLRLIEIERDHLADLPRVVEQLQKLPQRFILFCDDLSFEAGEGDYRVLKSVLDGSLEQAPDNVLLYATSNRRHLVPEKESDNENWKRVDGELHPSEAVEDKIALSDRFGLWLSFYPFTQDHFLNVVEHWIGQLARPAGLVWQRDEQLDILAVRWATGRGNRNGRCAYQFARYWVGLQLLEQK; this comes from the coding sequence ATGGACGCTCGCTTGATTGCTTTTCTGGACCGCGCCGAATCGGTACTGGCGCGCCTTGAACCCTTGTTGCCCGCACAACGCCCGACCATCGACTGGGGCACCACGCTGGCCGCCCGCTGGCAGCGCGATGGCCGCAGCGGCTACCTGCTGCCGCTGGAAGTCAGCCTGGACATCCGCCTGAGCGACCTGATCGGCGTCGACAAACAGCGCGACCAGCTGGGCCGCAACACCCACCAGTTCATCAACGGCCTGCCAGCCAACCACGCGTTGCTGTGGGGCTCGCGCGGTACCGGCAAGTCGTCGCTGGTGCGCGCCTTGCTCGCCGAACATGCCGGCGCCGGCCTGCGCCTGATCGAAATCGAACGTGATCACCTCGCCGACCTGCCACGGGTGGTCGAGCAGCTGCAGAAGCTGCCGCAACGCTTCATCCTGTTCTGTGACGACCTGTCGTTCGAAGCCGGGGAGGGCGACTACCGGGTGCTCAAGAGCGTGCTTGATGGTTCGCTGGAGCAGGCGCCGGACAACGTGCTGCTGTACGCCACCTCCAACCGCCGCCACCTGGTGCCCGAGAAGGAGAGCGACAACGAGAACTGGAAGCGCGTGGACGGCGAGCTGCACCCCAGCGAAGCGGTGGAAGACAAGATTGCCTTGTCTGACCGCTTTGGCCTGTGGCTGTCGTTCTACCCGTTTACCCAGGACCACTTCCTGAATGTTGTCGAGCACTGGATCGGCCAGCTGGCGCGCCCTGCGGGCCTGGTCTGGCAGCGTGATGAACAGCTCGACATCCTCGCCGTGCGCTGGGCCACCGGCCGCGGTAACCGTAATGGCCGTTGTGCCTATCAGTTCGCCCGCTACTGGGTCGGGCTGCAATTGCTGGAGCAAAAGTAA